One Pseudodesulfovibrio cashew DNA window includes the following coding sequences:
- a CDS encoding MBL fold metallo-hydrolase — protein sequence MRIIIHRGADEIGASCVEVAYGTTRILLDAGTSLDGSVTVFPDDINDYSAVIISHGHQDHYGLLESLPESVELYMGDVAWGFLQSLRIFTGQPPLAERSRICLKAERPFKIGEIVVMPYLVDHSAPEAFGFLLSAGGRTIYYSGDFRAHGRKAKTFDYLCDRLPREMDAVLLEGTLINRGNSHFSDESKVEEGIIDAIGKEEGLVCLSCSAQNIDRMVTAFRAAKRSGRVLALDIYSAWILRVAQKLSKNIPDIRWDGIRVLSHNKVALGQYRKIKQNSGFFGDFVRELYHSDNELWEKDIVDSPSRYLLKLSDFGLAHILQKLRKPSTVIYSQWSGYLDHDSSAYNEPAGALKALAGERFYEIHTSGHATKEDLERFVSQILPKTVIPVHTNHKHMFGALFSQTIVLDDGEVFDLAATT from the coding sequence GTGCGAATAATCATCCATCGTGGGGCTGATGAGATCGGCGCGAGCTGCGTGGAGGTCGCGTATGGCACAACGCGCATTCTTCTGGATGCCGGTACCTCATTAGATGGCTCGGTGACCGTGTTCCCTGACGATATCAATGACTATTCAGCCGTAATCATTTCACATGGGCATCAGGATCATTATGGACTTCTTGAGAGCTTGCCTGAAAGCGTTGAATTGTACATGGGGGATGTCGCTTGGGGTTTTCTGCAAAGCCTCAGGATATTCACTGGTCAACCGCCGTTAGCAGAACGGTCACGTATTTGCTTGAAGGCGGAGAGGCCTTTCAAAATTGGCGAAATTGTCGTGATGCCATATCTTGTAGATCATTCCGCGCCGGAAGCTTTTGGTTTTCTCCTTTCGGCGGGAGGACGAACAATATACTACAGCGGCGATTTTCGAGCGCACGGGAGAAAGGCCAAGACCTTCGATTATCTGTGTGACCGGCTTCCTCGTGAAATGGATGCCGTATTGTTGGAAGGTACGTTGATCAACCGGGGCAATTCCCATTTCAGCGATGAATCAAAAGTGGAAGAGGGGATAATTGATGCGATTGGCAAGGAAGAGGGACTTGTCTGTCTCAGTTGTTCAGCACAAAATATCGATAGGATGGTGACGGCTTTCCGGGCTGCCAAGCGAAGTGGCAGGGTTTTAGCCCTTGATATCTATTCCGCTTGGATATTGCGAGTTGCTCAGAAGCTGTCAAAGAATATTCCGGATATCCGATGGGACGGTATTCGGGTTCTTTCACACAATAAAGTCGCTTTGGGACAGTATCGGAAGATAAAACAGAACAGTGGGTTTTTCGGAGACTTCGTTCGTGAACTCTATCACTCAGACAATGAGTTGTGGGAGAAGGATATTGTGGATTCACCGTCCCGATATCTTCTCAAGCTGAGCGACTTTGGACTAGCGCACATCCTTCAAAAGCTTCGAAAGCCTTCAACCGTTATATACTCACAGTGGTCCGGGTATCTTGACCATGATTCATCAGCATACAACGAGCCGGCTGGGGCGCTCAAAGCTCTCGCTGGGGAACGGTTTTATGAAATCCATACGAGCGGGCATGCGACCAAAGAGGATCTTGAACGTTTTGTGTCTCAAATATTGCCGAAAACAGTTATTCCGGTTCATACCAACCATA